The DNA region ATCCTTATCGTAACTTTTATTGGTATATCCATCAAACCTATTGTAAGGATATAGGCGGCCAAATTCAGGGATAGGGCTGGGATCTGAATAAGGATAGGTTTTAAGTGAAACAAGTTCCTTTTTGATACTGGCTTTTTCTATAGTGTTGATGTATTTCATTCGATCTCATGAACTGAGCCGCAACAGATAGTCAGGCCCAATGTATTTATATAATCAAACTTAGGGAACAATAAATTAAGAAACAAGCTGACAAGCAAAAAAATGTGTGCGCACACACTAACTTATTTGTTGAAATAATGGATAAAATGTATTTTATTTGTAATACGCATACATTTTAATATTTCAGCATTATAAAGAACATCAGGATAGCGTCTATTTATGTTTATCTTCCAAACTAAATAAATACATTTGTTAAATTTTTTGATGTGATAAAGCCGGGAAGGCCGTTGAAATGTATTGCTTTAAAATATGGAACGCTTAAACTAAATACTACAAAAATAAACAGGAGATGAAAAACATCCGTATTAAGGATATTGCTGTCAAAGCAAAAGTATCTGCAGGTACTGTCGACCGGGTATTGCACGACCGGGGGAATGTTTCGGAAAAGGTAAAGGAAAGGATCCTTAAGATCATTGAAGAGATGAACTACGAGCCTAATTTTATGGCCCGAGCGCTTGGGACTAAAAAGGAGTATCATTTTGCAGCTTTGATAGGCGATCCGAAGTATGATGCCTATTGGCTTGACCCCAAATCGGGAATCCAAAAGGCTGCTAAAGAAGCCAGGCAGTATGGAGTTAAGGTAACCTTGTTTATGTTCAATCCATATGATCCGGGTTCGTTTATTAAAAAGGCAGAAGAAGCGAGCCGAAGCAATCCGGACGGAATATTGCTGGCGCCGATGTTTTACCGTGAGGTACTTCCTTTTTTTGAGGCTTGGAAGGCAAAGGAAATCCCTTTTGTATTGTTCAATACCCAGATCGCAGAATTTGATCCTTTAAGCTATATCGGACAGGATTCCTATCAAAGCGGGCAGGTTGCCGGGAAGCTGATCCATTATGGACAGCCAAATCCCCCATCTGTACTCATTGCCCATATAGATGAAGAGATCAGTAATTCTGCTCACCTTACAAAGAAAGAACAGGGCTTGAGGAATTATTTCCTCCAAAATAACCTGAGCCATCAATATGAGATCATCAAGGCTGAACTGAACCTCCGCAACTATGCCCTGTTTGTTGAACAGCTGGATGCCATATTTGAGAGCAATCCGCAATTACAGTTTTGTTTTGTGACTACTTCCAAGGCCTTTGAAATTGCGAGGTATTTTGAACAGAAATTTATCAGCCACATCCGTATCATTGGGTACGACTTGATCCCACAAAACCTGCATCACCTGAATAAGGGATCTATCAGTTTTCTGATCAATCAGAACCCACTTGGACAGGGCTATTGGGGTATCAATCAGTTGGTCGATCATTTGGTCTTTAAAAAAGAGATTTCGGCCATAAAATTCCTTCCCCTGGATATTGTGACCAAAGAAAACCTGAATTATTATATCGATGATTCTTTACTTTACAACCGGTTTTGAGGCCAGTGTGGTATGCCTGTCTTATAAGTAGGGGTTAACTGGTATCTGTACAAGATGATAACCAGCAGCTTTTAATTGCTGAAGTTCCTGTTCGTTTGGTACTTCTTTGAAAATTATACTGGTCAGCACCTGGCTGCAGCATAACCTGAGGCTCACCATCAGGTCAAATATTCCTTTCTTTAGCTTTAGTTTTAAAAAGCTGAAGTTACTGTTGGTGGCCAGAGCAGTTTCTGCCCCCTTATAATAGAAATTGCTGTTGATCCTTTTAAAGGCAATCAGACGTAGATTTATTCCTGCCGCCAGCTTCTCAAATTCCCGCTCAGAAACTTTGTACACGAAGTTTCCTACGGGCTCGTAG from Pedobacter africanus includes:
- a CDS encoding substrate-binding domain-containing protein — protein: MKNIRIKDIAVKAKVSAGTVDRVLHDRGNVSEKVKERILKIIEEMNYEPNFMARALGTKKEYHFAALIGDPKYDAYWLDPKSGIQKAAKEARQYGVKVTLFMFNPYDPGSFIKKAEEASRSNPDGILLAPMFYREVLPFFEAWKAKEIPFVLFNTQIAEFDPLSYIGQDSYQSGQVAGKLIHYGQPNPPSVLIAHIDEEISNSAHLTKKEQGLRNYFLQNNLSHQYEIIKAELNLRNYALFVEQLDAIFESNPQLQFCFVTTSKAFEIARYFEQKFISHIRIIGYDLIPQNLHHLNKGSISFLINQNPLGQGYWGINQLVDHLVFKKEISAIKFLPLDIVTKENLNYYIDDSLLYNRF